One part of the Sphingobium yanoikuyae genome encodes these proteins:
- the rph gene encoding ribonuclease PH, translating to MRPSGRAPDQMRDITMEPGFTIHAEGSCLVSFGDTRVLCTASIEEKVPPFLRGKGSGWVTAEYGMLPRATHTRGSREAAKGKQSGRTQEIQRLIGRSLRTVVDLKKLGERQIVIDCDVIQADGGTRTAAISGSWVALRIAVDKLLASGALSEDPIIQKVAAISCGIYEGTPVLDLDYAEDSNAETDANLILTGDGKFAEVQATAEGAAYDEEELLRLLRLARIGCAKIFAAQDVATGR from the coding sequence ATGCGTCCTTCCGGCCGCGCGCCCGACCAGATGCGCGACATCACCATGGAACCCGGCTTCACCATCCATGCCGAAGGCTCGTGCCTCGTCAGCTTCGGTGACACCCGCGTCCTGTGCACCGCCTCGATCGAGGAAAAGGTGCCCCCCTTCCTGCGCGGCAAGGGCTCGGGCTGGGTCACGGCCGAATATGGCATGCTGCCCCGCGCCACCCACACCCGCGGCAGCCGCGAGGCGGCCAAGGGCAAGCAGTCGGGCCGCACCCAGGAAATCCAGCGCCTGATCGGCCGCTCGCTGCGCACCGTCGTCGACCTCAAGAAGCTCGGCGAACGCCAGATCGTGATCGACTGCGACGTGATCCAGGCTGATGGCGGCACCCGCACCGCCGCCATCTCGGGCAGCTGGGTTGCGCTGCGCATCGCCGTCGACAAGCTGCTCGCCTCGGGCGCGCTCAGCGAAGACCCGATCATCCAGAAGGTCGCCGCGATCAGCTGCGGCATCTATGAAGGCACGCCGGTGCTCGACCTCGACTATGCCGAGGACAGCAATGCCGAGACCGACGCCAACCTGATCCTGACCGGCGACGGCAAGTTCGCCGAAGTGCAGGCCACGGCCGAGGGTGCCGCCTATGACGAGGAAGAGCTGCTCCGCCTGCTCCGCCTCGCCCGCATCGGCTGCGCCAAGATCTTCGCCGCGCAGGATGTGGCGACGGGTCGCTGA
- the hemW gene encoding radical SAM family heme chaperone HemW has product MSPEVLLAPPAFTEALGLYVHWPFCVSKCPYCDFNSHVRDRIDADAWQAALLADLAHEAEKTGRRPLRSIFFGGGTPSLMPPRIAASLIEAAERHWGFSNDIEITLEANPNSVEAARFGDLAAAGINRVSLGLQALDNDALAFLGRAHDVDEGLGALDTARRIFDRVSFDLIYARPGQSESDWEAELARALSFGTGHLSLYQLTIEPGTRFATLAAQGKLTPVDPDHGATLYELTQAMTAQAGIPSYEISNHARPGQESRHNLIYWRYGDYVGIGPGAHGRRGGMATLRHKKPENWMGAVDRNGNGLQQEVPLQAEDKAREALLMGLRLGEGVDLARIAGLSGLPIGALVDDRAIDRMNDLGLVWRTGNRLQVSPAGMLLLDAILPEVVAV; this is encoded by the coding sequence ATGTCACCCGAAGTCCTTCTCGCCCCACCGGCTTTCACCGAGGCTCTTGGCCTATATGTTCATTGGCCATTTTGTGTTTCGAAGTGTCCTTACTGCGATTTTAACAGTCATGTGCGCGACCGGATCGACGCCGATGCGTGGCAGGCTGCGCTGCTCGCCGACCTTGCCCATGAGGCGGAAAAAACCGGCCGGCGACCGCTCCGTTCGATCTTCTTTGGCGGTGGCACGCCGTCGCTGATGCCGCCCCGCATCGCCGCTTCCCTGATCGAGGCGGCGGAAAGACATTGGGGCTTTTCCAACGACATAGAGATCACGCTTGAGGCCAACCCGAACTCGGTGGAAGCCGCGCGTTTCGGCGATCTGGCGGCCGCCGGGATCAACCGCGTGTCGCTCGGCCTGCAGGCGCTCGACAATGACGCCCTGGCCTTCCTGGGGCGTGCCCATGACGTCGATGAGGGGCTGGGCGCACTCGACACGGCTCGTCGCATTTTTGACCGGGTGAGCTTCGATCTCATCTACGCGCGCCCCGGCCAGAGCGAATCGGACTGGGAAGCGGAGCTGGCACGCGCCCTCTCCTTCGGCACCGGCCATCTGTCGCTCTATCAGTTAACGATCGAGCCGGGCACGCGCTTCGCCACGCTCGCCGCGCAGGGCAAGCTGACACCGGTCGACCCGGATCATGGCGCCACCCTTTATGAGCTGACCCAGGCGATGACGGCGCAGGCCGGCATCCCTTCCTACGAGATCAGCAACCATGCCCGGCCGGGGCAGGAAAGCCGCCATAACCTCATCTACTGGCGCTATGGCGACTATGTCGGCATTGGTCCCGGCGCCCATGGCCGCCGCGGTGGCATGGCGACATTGCGCCACAAGAAGCCGGAAAACTGGATGGGCGCGGTCGATCGCAACGGCAACGGCCTGCAACAGGAAGTGCCGCTGCAGGCCGAGGACAAGGCGCGCGAGGCGCTGCTGATGGGATTGCGTCTGGGCGAAGGGGTCGATCTGGCCCGGATCGCCGGCCTGTCGGGCCTGCCGATCGGCGCGCTGGTGGATGATCGGGCGATCGACCGGATGAATGATCTGGGGCTGGTCTGGCGAACCGGCAACCGGCTTCAGGTCAGCCCGGCGGGCATGTTGCTGCTGGACGCCATCCTGCCCGAAGTGGTGGCGGTCTAA
- a CDS encoding CAP domain-containing protein has protein sequence MRGWKWGLAVATAAMMLGIFGGKGEAAPARRAPSPAEQYGMEEADRDDGLLQDVVLGTHNDERSRWGLTPLAWDRTLAADAARYARQMARTNIFAHSSRATRAVPSGENLWMGSRGLYDYEVMVGAFLNERRYFRRAGKMPNFSTTGRWQDVAHYTQIIWRGTRSVGCALAEGRSFDYLVCRYYPAGNMFGMGPLDAAPVLAGGEE, from the coding sequence ATGCGCGGGTGGAAATGGGGGCTGGCCGTTGCGACGGCCGCCATGATGCTGGGGATTTTCGGTGGCAAGGGAGAGGCCGCGCCGGCGCGGCGTGCGCCCAGCCCGGCCGAACAATATGGCATGGAAGAGGCCGATCGCGACGATGGGCTGCTGCAGGACGTGGTCCTGGGCACGCATAATGACGAACGCAGCCGCTGGGGCCTGACCCCGCTTGCCTGGGACCGGACGTTGGCGGCGGATGCGGCGCGCTATGCGCGGCAGATGGCGCGGACCAACATCTTTGCCCACAGCTCGCGCGCGACCCGCGCGGTGCCGAGCGGCGAAAATCTGTGGATGGGGAGCCGGGGCCTCTATGATTATGAGGTGATGGTCGGCGCCTTCCTCAATGAACGGCGCTATTTCCGTCGGGCGGGCAAGATGCCCAATTTCAGCACCACCGGCCGCTGGCAGGATGTCGCCCATTATACCCAGATCATCTGGCGCGGCACCCGGTCGGTTGGCTGCGCGCTGGCCGAGGGCCGCAGCTTCGACTATCTCGTCTGCCGCTATTATCCCGCCGGCAACATGTTCGGCATGGGGCCGCTGGATGCGGCGCCGGTGCTGGCGGGCGGCGAGGAATAG
- the rdgB gene encoding RdgB/HAM1 family non-canonical purine NTP pyrophosphatase: MSDEYGQEQAIRKLKPGKLVIASHNAGKVREIAALLGPYGIEPISAASLDLPEPEETGTTFIANAELKAMQAADLSGLPALADDSGLCVEALNGDPGLFSARWAGPDKDFGMAMQKVWDGVQAKGPDAGHGAHFICALSLAWPDGHVEAFEGRVDGLLVWPPRGANGFGYDAMFQPLGHDISFGEMDPDAKHAMSHRADAFAQLVKAVI, encoded by the coding sequence ATGAGCGACGAATACGGACAGGAACAGGCGATCCGCAAGCTGAAGCCCGGCAAGCTGGTGATCGCCAGCCATAATGCCGGCAAGGTGCGCGAAATCGCCGCGCTGCTCGGCCCCTATGGGATCGAGCCGATCTCCGCCGCGTCGCTCGACCTGCCCGAGCCGGAGGAGACCGGTACCACCTTCATCGCGAACGCCGAGCTGAAGGCGATGCAGGCCGCCGACCTCTCCGGCCTGCCTGCACTGGCCGACGACAGTGGCCTCTGCGTCGAGGCGTTGAACGGCGATCCGGGCCTCTTCTCCGCCCGCTGGGCCGGGCCGGACAAGGATTTCGGCATGGCGATGCAGAAGGTGTGGGACGGGGTGCAGGCCAAGGGGCCGGACGCCGGCCATGGCGCCCATTTCATCTGCGCCCTCTCCCTCGCCTGGCCCGACGGCCATGTCGAGGCGTTCGAGGGCCGGGTCGACGGCCTGCTGGTCTGGCCGCCGCGCGGGGCAAATGGCTTTGGCTATGACGCGATGTTCCAGCCGCTCGGCCACGACATCAGCTTCGGCGAGATGGACCCGGACGCCAAGCACGCAATGAGCCACCGCGCCGACGCCTTCGCCCAGTTGGTGAAAGCGGTGATCTGA
- a CDS encoding CAP domain-containing protein has translation MLFGGMIAGAVAPASASVNRDVWNYYNIQPAPRSDAMLRQVVMDVHNRERQSLGVPALAWDDRLAADAAGYARQMVHTNQFRHSHGGERDEEIGENLWMGTHRAYGYTAMLDAFMDERRAFVFKARFPDVSTTGNWEDVGHYTQMIWRGTRRVGCALGEGAQYDYLVCRYYPAGNVYGMSPFDRDFGGWQG, from the coding sequence ATGCTTTTCGGCGGGATGATCGCAGGGGCGGTCGCACCGGCATCGGCTTCGGTCAATCGCGACGTGTGGAATTATTATAATATCCAGCCGGCGCCGCGTTCCGACGCGATGCTGCGCCAGGTGGTGATGGACGTGCATAATCGCGAGCGCCAGTCGCTGGGCGTGCCCGCGCTGGCCTGGGACGATCGCCTGGCCGCCGATGCGGCCGGCTATGCGCGCCAGATGGTGCATACCAACCAGTTTCGCCATTCGCACGGCGGTGAGCGCGACGAGGAAATCGGCGAAAATCTGTGGATGGGGACGCACCGGGCCTATGGCTATACCGCCATGCTCGACGCCTTCATGGACGAACGCCGTGCCTTCGTGTTCAAGGCCCGCTTCCCCGACGTCAGCACGACCGGCAATTGGGAAGATGTCGGCCACTATACCCAGATGATCTGGCGCGGCACCCGTCGGGTCGGCTGCGCGCTGGGCGAGGGCGCCCAATATGATTATCTGGTCTGCCGCTATTATCCGGCCGGCAATGTCTATGGCATGAGCCCGTTCGACCGCGACTTTGGCGGCTGGCAGGGCTGA